In Populus alba chromosome 1, ASM523922v2, whole genome shotgun sequence, a single window of DNA contains:
- the LOC118033669 gene encoding remorin: MDFRVLVAKVKDFVMGEKEPKKAESEGASLTTQAQEHGPVKEEKEVPLNDSANEKSSVLVTEKVADPPATAKNSRGSNDRDAVLARVEAEKRCALVKAWEENEKAKAENKAHKKLSAIGSWETIKRESVEAKIKKYEEKVEKKKAEYAEKMKNKVAELHKATEEKKAMIEAKKGEDRLKVEETAAKFRATGYTPRKCLRCFGKF; this comes from the exons ATGGATTTCCGGGTGTTGGTGGCTAAAGTGAAAGACTTCGTTATGGGGGAGAAGGAGCCCAAGAAAGCTGAATCTGAGGGAGCCTCTCTGACTACACAAGCTCAAGAACATGGACCTGTTAAGGAAGAGAAAGAAGTCCCTTTAAATGATTCTGCTAATGAGAAGAGCTCGGTCCTAGTTACTGAAA AGGTTGCAGATCCACCTGCTACAGCAAAAAACTCCAGGGGGTCAAATGACAGAG ATGCTGTGCTTGCGAGGGTTGAAGCGGAGAAAAGATGTGCTCTAGTTAAAGCATgggaagaaaatgagaaagCTAAAGCGGAGAACAA GGCTCACAAGAAACTCTCTGCCATTGGATCATGGGAGACAATCAAGAGAGAGTCTGTGGAGGCAAAAATAAAGAAGTACGAG GAAAAAGTGGAAAAGAAGAAGGCTGAATATGCAGAGAAAATGAAGAACAAAGTAGCCGAACTCCACAAGGCAACCGAGGAGAAGAAAGCAATGATTGAAGCAAAAAAAGGTGAGGACCGTCTCAAGGTAGAGGAAACTGCAGCGAAATTCCGAGCAACTGGGTATACACCAAGGAAGTGTCTAAGATGTTTTGGCAAATTCTAA
- the LOC118033876 gene encoding LIM domain-containing protein WLIM2b isoform X1, producing the protein MGFTGTLEKCKACDKTVYFIELVSADGVPYHKKCFKCSHCNGLLVMSSYSSIDGVLYCKPHYDQLFKETGTFTKKFQPREIRFSTKAPSKLSSMFCGTQDKCAFCKKTAYPLEKVSNPSLSLSHTHTHTHTILISPFINIHVTVEGEFYHKSCFRCSHGGCYITPSSYAALDGILYCKAHFAQLFKQKGSYSYLTKTATMKKNAVNLPAEKSEAEENNETVPEANADANSDLAIDKRHHNS; encoded by the exons ATGGGCTTCACTGGGACCTTAGAGAAATGCAAGGCCTGTGACAAGACTGTTTATTTCATCGAATTGGTGTCTGCTGATGGAGTTCCTTACCATAAGAAGTGCTTCAAATGCAGCCACTGCAATGGACTTCTTGTA ATGAGTAGCTATTCCTCGATTGATGGAGTTTTATACTGCAAACCTCATTACGACCAGCTCTTCAAGGAGACCGGTACTTTTACCAAGAAATTCCAACCCCGTGAGATCCGCTTCTCC ACAAAGGCCCCAAGCAAACTTTCCTCCATGTTCTGTGGCACCCAAGACAAATGTGCTTTCTGTAAAAAAACTGCATACCCATTAGAGAAGGTTTCTaatccatctctctctctctctcacacacacacacacacacacacaattctTATTTCCCCATTCATTAACATTCAC GTGACTGTGGAGGGAGAATTCTATCACAAGTCATGCTTCAGGTGCTCTCATGGGGGTTGCTATATCACACCTTCATCTTATGCAGCTCTTGATGGTATCCTATACTGCAAGGCCCACTTTGCTCAATTGTTTAAGCAGAAGGGTAGCTACAGTTATCTCACCAAAACTGCCACAATGAAGAAAAACGCAGTAAATTTGCCAGCAGAAAAATCCGAAGCAGAAGAAAACAATGAAACAGTACCAGAAGCAAACGCAGATGCCAACTCTGATTTAGCCATTGACAAGAGACATCATAATTCATGA
- the LOC118033668 gene encoding tetraspanin-10 has product MGVGTSNFVIRWINFLTMLLAIAVIIFGVWMSTHHDSCRRSLTLPVLGLGAVIFVISIIGFLGALKSNSILLWIYLVMLCIILVAILVFTVLAFIITNNGSGHSVPGLRYKEYQLQDYSSWFLKQLNNTKNWNRLKSCLVKTDDCNNLTKKYKTIKQFKSAKLTAIEAGCCRPPSVCGYPAVNASYYDLSFHPISSNKDCKLYKNSRATKCYNCDSCKAGVAQYMKTEWRLVAIFNVILFVVLSMIYFVGCCARRSASRSHSKA; this is encoded by the exons atGGGTGTAGGCACCAGCAACTTTGTGATTAGATGGATCAACTTTCTCACCATG CTTTTAGCTATAGCTGTCATAATTTTTGGGGTATGGATGAGCACACATCATGACAGTTGTCGAAGGTCTCTCACTCTCCCAGTGTTGGGCCTTGGTGCTGTCATCTTTGTAAT ATCAATAATTGGGTTCTTGGGCGCCTTGAAGAGCAACTCCATACTGTTGTGGATT TATCTGGTTATGTTGTGTATCATTTTGGTGGCAATTCTGGTTTTCACAGTATTAGC GTTTATTATAACTAATAATGGATCTGGTCATAGTGTCCCTGGTTTGAG ATACAAGGAGTATCAACTTCAGGATTACAGCTCATGGTTTCTTAAACAG TTGAACAACACCAAGAACTGGAACCGATTGAAGAGTTGTCTTGTGAAAACTGATGACTGCaataacctaacaaaaaaatataag ACTATTAAGCAGTTCAAGTCAGCCAAACTAACAGCCATTGAAGCTGGTTGCTGCCGACCACCATCCGT GTGCGGTTATCCTGCTGTCAATGCTTCATACTACGACTTGAGCTTTCATCCGATTAGCTCCAATAAGGACTGCAAACTTTACAAAAATTCCCGGGCTACCAAATGCTACAATTGTGATTCCTGCAA GGCAGGAGTTGCACAATATATGAAAACTGAGTGGAGATTGGTTGCCATCTTTAATGTCATTCTGTTTGTTGTTCTG TCAATGATCTATTTCGTCGGGTGTTGTGCCAGACGAAGTGCTTCCAGGAGTCACTCtaaagcttga
- the LOC118033876 gene encoding LIM domain-containing protein WLIM2b isoform X2 yields MGFTGTLEKCKACDKTVYFIELVSADGVPYHKKCFKCSHCNGLLVMSSYSSIDGVLYCKPHYDQLFKETGTFTKKFQPREIRFSTKAPSKLSSMFCGTQDKCAFCKKTAYPLEKVTVEGEFYHKSCFRCSHGGCYITPSSYAALDGILYCKAHFAQLFKQKGSYSYLTKTATMKKNAVNLPAEKSEAEENNETVPEANADANSDLAIDKRHHNS; encoded by the exons ATGGGCTTCACTGGGACCTTAGAGAAATGCAAGGCCTGTGACAAGACTGTTTATTTCATCGAATTGGTGTCTGCTGATGGAGTTCCTTACCATAAGAAGTGCTTCAAATGCAGCCACTGCAATGGACTTCTTGTA ATGAGTAGCTATTCCTCGATTGATGGAGTTTTATACTGCAAACCTCATTACGACCAGCTCTTCAAGGAGACCGGTACTTTTACCAAGAAATTCCAACCCCGTGAGATCCGCTTCTCC ACAAAGGCCCCAAGCAAACTTTCCTCCATGTTCTGTGGCACCCAAGACAAATGTGCTTTCTGTAAAAAAACTGCATACCCATTAGAGAAG GTGACTGTGGAGGGAGAATTCTATCACAAGTCATGCTTCAGGTGCTCTCATGGGGGTTGCTATATCACACCTTCATCTTATGCAGCTCTTGATGGTATCCTATACTGCAAGGCCCACTTTGCTCAATTGTTTAAGCAGAAGGGTAGCTACAGTTATCTCACCAAAACTGCCACAATGAAGAAAAACGCAGTAAATTTGCCAGCAGAAAAATCCGAAGCAGAAGAAAACAATGAAACAGTACCAGAAGCAAACGCAGATGCCAACTCTGATTTAGCCATTGACAAGAGACATCATAATTCATGA
- the LOC118033667 gene encoding probable DEAD-box ATP-dependent RNA helicase 48, with amino-acid sequence MYQSLIHRSKPLSEQLRTRIFIRLMGGGPRTFPGGLNKWQWKRLHEKKAKEKEKRLLDQEKQLYQARMRSHIRSKLAGQPDPDLNPDPRGFNPMSPKEHIKALADRFMKEGAEDLWNEMDGPLKAPSDERPGFVGTNQRPGSINSPLDLRKLMSEGRNVSRHREENGFHYVKNRDYSTRRDLDFGSSGVSVKPFVRKERKFRRNESSSSDDDEDYGFVNDKVMNFGRDSGNERGAVSNSRNVSEFMKNKGFETQKQRRFGRNESDDLEGGGERRGRSAKEIGSRDALGKYDVKKTRRVPLKKLENDFASEVELIRYELARKKKLAGNDGENEDEDSILSDKRFDECGLSPSTVRALTAAGYVQMTRVQEATLSVCLEGKDAMVKAKTGKGKSAAFLLPAIEAVLKARSSNAKLRVSPIYVLILCPTRELASQIAAEANAILKYHDGIVMQTLVGGTRFKDDQRCLESDPCQILVATPGRLLDHIENKSGLSMHLKGLKMLILDEADHLLDLGFRKDVEKIVDCLPRQRQSLLFSATIPKEVHRISQLVLKREHDFVNTVGCMETPAKIKQSFLVSPHELHFQVVHYLLKEHIQKAPDYKVIVFCTTGMVTSLMYLLLREMKMNVREMHSRKPQLYQTRVSDEFQESNRLILVTSDVSARGMNYPDVTLVIQVGIPCDREQYIDRLGRIGHEGKDGGGILLLAPWEEYFLDELKDLPLDKFPLPKMDSETKLKMEESMSKIDSSVKEGAYHAWLDYYNPVREIGRDKTSLVDLANRFSESIGLQKPPSLCRKTALKMGLKDIPGIRIRR; translated from the exons ATGTACCAATCACTCATCCACCGCTCCAAACCCTTATCGGAACAGCTCCGGACCCGAATCTTCATTCGACTAATGGGTGGTGGACCACGAACCTTCCCTGGAGGTCTAAACAAATGGCAATGGAAACGCCTCCACGAGaaaaaagccaaagaaaaagagaaacgTCTCCTTGACCAAGAAAAACAACTCTACCAAGCCCGGATGCGTTCCCACATCCGCTCCAAACTCGCCGGCCAACCCGACCCGGACCTGAACCCGGACCCAAGGGGGTTCAATCCCATGAGCCCCAAAGAGCACATCAAAGCCCTCGCTGATCGGTTCATGAAAGAAGGAGCTGAAGATTTGTGGAACGAAATGGATGGGCCATTGAAAGCCCCATCAGATGAACGGCCAGGATTTGTTGGGACTAATCAACGGCCAGGATCGATTAATTCGCCATTAGATTTGAGAAAATTAATGTCAGAAGGGCGCAATGTATCGCGGCATCGCGAAGAAAACGGGTTTCATTATGTGAAAAATAGAGATTATTCCACGCGTAGAGATTTAGATTTTGGGTCCAGTGGTGTTTCTGTTAAGCCTTTTGTGCGGAAAGAGAGGAAGTTTAGGAGAAATGAGAGTTCTTcgagtgatgatgatgaagattaTGGGTTTGTTAATGACAAAGTGATGAATTTTGGGAGAGATTCAGGGAATGAGCGAGGGGCCGTGAGTAATTCAAGGAATGTGAGTGAATTTATGAAGAATAAGggttttgaaacacaaaaacagagGAGGTTTGGGAGAAATGAGAGTGATGATTTGGAGGGTGGGggagagaggagagggaggAGTGCGAAGGAGATTGGGAGTAGAGATGCTTTAGGGAAGTATGATGTGAAGAAGACAAGAAGGGTTCCATTAAAGAAGCTTGAGAATGATTTTGCGAGTGAAGTGGAGTTGATTAGGTATGAGCTAGCGAGGAAGAAGAAGTTGGCCGGAAATGACGGGGAGAACGAGGACGAGGATTCAATTCTTAGCGATAAACG ATTTGATGAATGTGGTCTGTCTCCATCGACTGTCAGAGCACTTACAGCAGCTGGTTATGTTCAAATGACCAGGGTACAGGAGGCTACTCTTTCTGTTTGCCTTGAGG GTAAGGATGCTATGGTCAAAGCCAAAACTGGCAAAGGAAAAAGTGCAGCTTTTTTG CTACCTGCAATTGAAGCAGTTTTGAAGGCAAGAAGTAGCAATGCCAAGCTACGAGTTTCCCCGATATATGTTCTTATTCTCTGCCCCACAAGAGAGCTAGCAAGTCAGATAGCAGCAGAAGCAAATGCTATACTGAAGTACCATGATGGAATAGTTATGCAAACACTAGTTGGAGGAACACGTTTCAAAGATGATCAGAGATGCCTTGAATCTGATCCTTGTCAG ATACTTGTTGCCACTCCTGGTCGGCTGCTGGATCACATTGAGAATAAAAGTGGTTTATCCATGCATTTGAAGGGATTGAAGATGCTTATACTTGATGAGGCTGATCACCTTCTTGATCTTGGGTTCCGGAAGGATGTGGAGAAAATTGTAGACTGCTTGCCCCGTCAGAGACAGTCCTTGCTTTTCTCTGCAACAATTCCAAAAGAG GTTCATCGAATTTCTCAGCTTGTATTGAAAAGGGAACATGATTTTGTTAATACTGTGGGTTGCATGGAAACTCCTGCTAAG ATCAAGCAGTCTTTTCTTGTCTCTCCACACGAATTGCATTTTCAGGTAGTGCATTATCTTCTGAAGGAGCATATCCAGAAGGCACCTGATTACAAG GTTATTGTTTTCTGTACAACTGGGATGGTAACATCACTCATGTATCTACTTCTCCGGGAAATGAAAATGAATGTAAGGGAGATGCATTCTAGAAAGCCTCAACTCTATCAAACTCGTGTCTCTGATGAATTCCAGGAATCAAATCGTTTGATTCTTGTTACATCTGATGTTTCTGCTCGTGGAATGAATTATCCTGATGTTACTTTGGTCATTCAG GTGGGGATTCCTTGTGATCGCGAACAATATATAGATCGGCTTGGAAGAATAGGACATGAAGGGAAAGATGGAGGAGGGATCTTATTGCTCGCACCATGGGAAGAATATTTCCTGGATGAGTTAAAAGACCTGCCACTTGATAAGTTTCCTTTACCAAAAATGGATTCAGAAACTAAGCTTAAG ATGGAGGAGTCCATGTCAAAGATTGATAGTAGTGTCAAAGAAGGAGCATATCATGCTTGGCTAGACTATTATAACCCCGTCAGAGAAATTGGAAGGGACAAAACCTCGCTTGTTGATCTAGCCAACCGATTTTCCGAGTCAATAGGCTTACAAAAACCACCTTCCCTCTGCAGAAAAACAGCTTTAAAGATGGGTTTGAAAGACATCCCTGGTATCCGGATCCGAAGGTAG